In Aptenodytes patagonicus chromosome 22, bAptPat1.pri.cur, whole genome shotgun sequence, one DNA window encodes the following:
- the CLPS gene encoding colipase: MSEPTMANVLPPCLLLALLLLVPALPAPHERGLIFNLDTGELCLQSAQCKSGCCHRGSGLSLARCAPKAAELQECSPKSIYGVYYKCPCESGLTCDADKSIVGSITNSDFGICKDPRGSDGLQ; this comes from the exons ATGAGCGAGCCCACCATGGCCAACGTGCTGcccccctgcctgctcctggccctgctgctcctgGTCCCGGCCCTGCCAGCGCCACATGAGCGAGGGCTCATCTTCAACTTG GACACCGGGGAGCTGTGCCTGCAGAGTGCCCAGTGCAAGAGCGGCTGCTGCCACCGGGGCAGCGGCCTGAGCCTGGCCCGATGTGCACCGAAGGCGGCCGAGTTGCAGGAGTGCTCCCCAAAG AGCATCTATGGGGTCTACTACAAGTGTCCCTGCGAGAGCGGCTTGACCTGCGATGCTGACAAGTCCATCGTGGGCTCCATCACCAACAGCGACTTTGGCATCTGCAAGGATCCCCGGGGCTCTGACGGGTTGCAGTGA